One region of Blattabacterium cuenoti genomic DNA includes:
- the yidD gene encoding membrane protein insertion efficiency factor YidD: protein MNFTQIFIIKIIKLYQILISPWIGYNCRYIPTCSNYMILSIKKWKIFKGFYIGLKRIIGCHPLGKSGYDPIK from the coding sequence ATGAATTTTACACAAATTTTTATAATAAAAATTATAAAACTATATCAAATATTGATATCTCCATGGATAGGTTATAATTGTAGATATATACCTACTTGTTCTAATTATATGATTTTATCTATAAAAAAATGGAAAATATTTAAAGGTTTTTATATAGGTTTAAAAAGAATTATTGGATGTCATCCTTTAGGTAAATCAGGTTACGATCCTATTAAATAA